From Enterococcus mediterraneensis, the proteins below share one genomic window:
- a CDS encoding GntR family transcriptional regulator, with the protein MKKLNAKSNKPLYLQVEAAIRNDIQQKKYLPGEQLPTEEEMCNLYSVSKITIRKAFKLLTENGLVERQRGRGTFVKPKKETLAIGNDKGFNSSLSSRGHKVENNILHARRIKADKFLSEKLHIKINDSVINIKRLMLEDNIPLGIDNFYVEDAKYPEILDNISSTKSLYQLLSDKYQVENYQSELTFNGIIATQETAELLQCLTGDPLFVVEKISFNSEGQVIHYSSSTIRCDRVTYVIKTGPNDDKNISVDQVTE; encoded by the coding sequence GTGAAAAAATTGAATGCTAAATCCAACAAACCTCTATATTTACAGGTTGAAGCCGCTATCCGCAATGATATACAACAAAAAAAGTACCTTCCTGGCGAACAACTTCCTACTGAAGAAGAAATGTGTAATCTCTATAGCGTCAGTAAAATTACCATCCGAAAGGCTTTCAAACTTTTAACCGAAAATGGTTTGGTAGAGCGTCAACGAGGTCGAGGTACTTTCGTTAAACCAAAAAAAGAAACCTTAGCCATTGGTAATGACAAAGGTTTTAATTCTTCCCTATCTAGTCGTGGACATAAAGTTGAAAATAATATTCTACACGCTCGTAGAATCAAAGCTGATAAATTTTTATCCGAGAAACTTCATATCAAAATCAACGATAGTGTCATCAACATTAAGCGACTCATGTTGGAAGACAATATCCCCCTTGGTATTGACAACTTTTATGTGGAAGATGCAAAATATCCGGAAATTTTGGATAATATCTCTAGCACTAAGTCACTTTACCAACTCCTTAGCGACAAATACCAAGTGGAAAACTATCAATCAGAGTTAACCTTTAATGGTATCATTGCTACCCAGGAAACAGCAGAACTCTTACAATGTCTCACTGGTGACCCGCTATTTGTTGTGGAGAAAATTAGCTTCAATAGTGAAGGACAAGTAATTCATTATTCATCATCGACCATTCGTTGTGATAGGGTCACATATGTCATTAAGACCGGACCTAATGACGATAAGAATATTAGCGTTGATCAAGTAACTGAGTAA